A window of Desulfuromonas soudanensis genomic DNA:
AAAGCGCCCCGGAATGAAATTTCCGGGGCGCTTTCTCTTCCGGAGCCGGAGGGTCGGTGTCGTGGTAGACTGAAGTCGAAGGAATAAAGAGGGGGGATACAATGAGCGCGAGCCCTGTTTTGCCGTTGACGGTCTTTTACGACGGCGCCTGCAGCATCTGCGCGGCGGAAATCAGCCGCTACCGGAGTCAGCAGAGTCCGAAGCGGCTGGTGTTCGTCGACATCAGCGCCGCGGATTTTGTCCCCGAGGACCATGGACTGACCCGCGAGGCGGTGGAGAAGGAAATGCACGCCATCGATGGGGACGGCGTGGTTTATACCGGTGTTGCAGCGTTCACCGCGATCTGGCGGATCGTCCCCGGATTTTTTTATTCTGCCCTGGCCGAGATTCTGGACCTTCCGGGGATTAACCTTCTGGCGCGCCTCGGTTACAAGGTTTTTGCCCGGTATCGCTACCTTTTGCCGCGGCGCACCCCGGAATGCGCCGATGAGAGCTGCAACCTGGGGCACCGGAAAAAATGAAATCAGGGGTTTTTAGCCACCAAGACACGGAGACACCAAGAAAAATAAATTAAACAAAAAGCTTTCCTGGTGGCCTGGTGCCTTGGTGGCAGATTAAAGCTTGGCGGTCTCCGTTGTTCACCGGTCGCTAGGCCGCTGCCGTCGGCGGGACGAAGACCCGGGCGGCGAGTTCCTGGTCGAGGAGAAGGAGTCCGCGGCCGTCCCCTTCGACCCGCTTCAGTTTGCGGATGATCAGGGAGAAGGAGGCCTCTTCCTCGACCTGCTCGGTGACGAACCATTGCAGCATGATCTGGGCGGCGTGGTGTCCTTCCTTGCGGGAGAGATCCATCAGCTTGCCGATGCGATCGGTGACGAAGAGCTCATGTTTGAGGCCGAACTCGAAGGCGTCGAGGGGCGACTTGAAGGTGTTCTGCGGCCCGTCGATGGGACGCAGTTCGGTGCGGCCGCCGGCGTCGCAGGTGAATTTGAAGAATTTCTCGCCATGGGTCATTTCTTCCAGAGCCTGGACCCGCATCCAGCTGGCAAAGCCGGGGAGATCCTCCGATTGAAAATAACCGGCCATCGCCATATAGAGGTAGGCCGAGAAAAATTCGTTTTTCATCTGTTCGTTGAGCGCATCCTGCAGTTTGGGGTTGATCATGGTGTCCTCCGCTGGGGATTGAATGAAGTGGTGCCGGTCAATGTCGCCGTAAAGCATACCAAATAGGTAAACTTTGTCCAGCCCGATGACGTTCTCCTTGCGGTCGTTGCAAATGTTTAACCGCTGGGCTATTCTGCTCCCTGATATCGACCCCCTTTTTTTCGGAGATTGCCGTTTTGCACATCAAGTCCACCACCTTCGTCAAGAGCGCCACCAAACCCGCCAACTACCCCCCCGCCGCGCTCCCTGAGATCGCCTTTGCCGGCCGCAGCAACGTCGGCAAGAGTTCGCTCATCAACGTCCTGGTCAATCGCAAGGCCCTGGTGCGCACCTCCTCGACGCCGGGGCGGACCCAGCTCCTCAATTTTTTCGACATCAATGGCGCCTTCTCGCTCGTCGACCTCCCCGGTTACGGCTTCGCCAAGGTGCCCCTGGCCGTGAAGAAGGAGTGGGGACCGATGGTCCGCACCTATCTGGAGCGGCGGGAGAGCCTGCGGGCGGTGGTCGTTCTCTTCGATATCCGGCGCGTTCCTCGCGAGGAGGACCTGCAGCTCCTCGACTGGCTCGAGGAGCTCTCCGTGCCGACCATCCCGGTGATCACCAAGATCGACAAGGTCAGCCGCGGGCAGAGGCTCAAGCAGATCGGCCCGATCCTCGAGGCGACGGGCCTGGACCGGGACGATTTCACCCTCTTTTCGGCGCCGACCCGGGAGGGGATGGAGGAGATCTGGGAGCGCGTTGAAGCGGCCCTCGAGGCCGGCGAGGAGCCCGATCCCTCCATCGAATCGGATTCCTCCGCCGTCCCCGGTGACGAAGCCGACCTTTCGCCCCCGACCGGAGAGTGAGCGGCGCCATGCAGTGGTTCGGTTTTCTCGGCGGCCTGATGGTCGCCTTCGGCTTCGTCCCCCAGATCGTCAAGGCGCTGCGCACCCGCTCGACGGGTGACCTCTCGATCTTCATGCTGATGACGATCTTCACCGGCGGCCTCTTCTACACCGCCTACGCCCTCTGGGCCGGCGACCCGGTCTTCATCACCATCAATCTTCTCGCCACCGCCAACACCCTGGTCCTCCTTATCCTCAAGGTGCGCTACCGCTAGGCTTCCAAAATAAGGCTTCTCACCACTGAGGCACAGAGGCACAGAGAAATTTTCTTTGCTAAATTTGGCCTGACTCGGTGTCCTCTGTGCCTCAGTGGTTCAATTTGTTTTTTCAAGAGGACATCATGCGGCGACGGCCCCTGAAAACCGGTTATTTCATTGACAGTCCGGCGAAGGGTTTGTTACAAGAGTCAGACAATTAGAGATCCAGGTGCCCGCTTCGGCGGGAGAATAGGGAAGAGGGTGAGAACCCCTCGCTGCCCCGCAACTGTGTGTGGTGACGAAAACCGGAGTTCATGCCACTGTCCCGTCAGGGATGGGAAGGCCCGGTTAAGTAGGACGAACCACGAGTCAGGAGACCTGCCCGGATTTTATTTGCCAGCCTTTCGCGGGAGAGGTTGGGGTCTCTGCCATTTGGAAACCCCGACCTCTTTCGCGAGGCGGGGTTTTTTGCGTCGGGGAGTCGAAGGTGGAACAGGGATTGATCCAGGTCTATACCGGCGAAGGAAAAGGGAAGACCACTGCCGCCACCGGACTGGCGGTGCGGGCCCTGGGGCAGGGGTTCCGGGTCTTGCTGGTGCGCTTTCTCAAACCGCAGGAGCCCGCCAGCGGCGAGATCCTTTTCCTGCAGGGGACGCCGTCGCTGGAGATCCTCACCGCCGGCGTGGGGATCATTGGTACGCCCGGTGATTCTCCTGTGGTGGCCCGCAGCGTCGTCGAGACCTTCGAACGCGCCCGGCAGAGACTGGCGGAGGGGCAGTTCGACCTCCTCATCCTCGACGAGATCAACAACGCCCTGCACCGCGGCCATCTCCCGCTGCAGGAGTTTCTCGCCTTTCTCGACGACCGTCCGGCGGGGTTGGAAATTGTTCTGACCGGGCGCAACGCCCCGGAAGCCGTCCTCGAGCGGGCCCACCTGGTGACCCGGATGGCGGCGGAAAAACACCCCCTGCAGCAGGGGATCCCGGCGCGCCGGGGGATCGAGTTCTGAAGTTATGGCCCAAGTGATCTATATCAGCGGCGGCGCCCGCTCGGGGAAATCCGCATATGCCCAGCGTCTCGCCGAAGCCTGTCCGGGGCCGCTTCTTTATCTGGCGACCGCCGGGGTTCATGACGGCGAGATGGCCGAGCGGGTCGCGCGGCACCAGCGGCAGCGGGGGGATCGCTGGTCGACCCTCGAGGAACCACTCGACCTCAGCGGCCGCCTCCCCGCCGCATCAGCGGGCCAGGGGGCGATCCTTCTCGACTGCGTCACCCTGTGGATCACCAACCTCCTCTTCCACCACGGCGAGGAGACGGCGCCGGTCTTTGCGGCGGTCGAGGAATTCATCCGCATCCTCCCGTCCCTTGAGGCCCCGTTGTTTTTGGTTTCCAATGAAGTCGGCCAGGGGATCGTGCCGGAGAATCGCCTGGCGCGTCTCTTCCGCGATCTGGCCGGCGAGGTCAACCAGCGCCTGGCGGCCACTGCCGACGAGGCCTGGCTGGTGGTCTCGGGGCTGCCGTTGCGGTTGAAATGATTCGAGGTTGTTCGGGAAAAGTCTTTTTACCACAGAGGCACAGAGGCACAGAGGCACAGAGTTAAGCGCTCGATTTTATATATGTTTTTCTCTGTGACTCTGTGTCTCTGTGGTCATTCTTGAGATTTTGTGAATCCACCATTTTTAACGCGATACAAAGAGGTTCCGACATGTCCCGCATCGATCTGCAGAGCGCCCTTGAACGCATCCGCCCCGTCAGTTCCGAACGCCTGGCCGAAATTCAGTCGCGCATCGACCGCCAGGCCAAGCCCCAGGGGTCGCTCGGGCGCCTCGAGGAGTTCGCCCGCCGTTACGTGGCCATCACCGGGCGCGAGGATGTGCGCAGGAAAGCGGTCTTCACCTTCGCAGGCGATCACGGCGTGGTCGAGGAAGGGGTCAGCGCCTTTCCCAGGGAAGTCACCCCGCAGATGGTCCTCAACTTCCTCGACGGCGGCGCGGCGATCAACGCTCTGGCCCGGTCCGTCGGCGCCGAGGTGGTGGTGGTCGACATGGGGGTCGACTATGACTTTTCGCCGATGGAGGGACTGCTGCTGAAGAAGGTCGCCAAAGGAACGGCCAATTTTGCCAGGGGTCCGGCGATGACGCGCCGGCAGGCCATTCAGGCCCTGGAGACCGGGATCGAGATCGCCTTCGACTGCAAGGAAAAGGGGATCGATCTGGTCGGCACCGGCGACATGGGGATCGGCAATACCACCCCCTCGACGGCCATTGCCGCCGCCTTCACCGGCCTCTCCGTCGCCAGGCTCACCCACCGCGGCACCGGGATCGGCGATGCGGCCCTGGCCCGCAAGATCGTCGTCATCGAAGAAGGGCTCAAACTCAACGCCCCCGACCCCGCCGATCCCGTCGACGTGCTGGCCAAGGTCGGCGGCTTCGAAATCGGGGGCATCGCCGGACTGGTTCTCGGCTGCGCCGCCTGCGGGATTCCGGTGGTGGTCGACGGTTTCATCTCCACGGCCGGAGCGCTGATCGCCTCCGAGCTGCACCCCGGGGTCAGGGACTATATTTTCGCCGCCCACCAGTCGGTGGAGATCGGTCACGGCGCCATGCTCGAGCGCATCGGCCAGCGGCCGATCCTCAACCTCGATATGCGTCTCGGCGAAGGGACCGGCGGCGCCCTGGCCATGGGGCTGATCGAAGCATCGCTGCGGGCGTTGCGAGAGATCCGCACCTTTGACGATGCCGGAGTCAGCGGGCAGGAGGCGCCATGAAGCAGGAGTGGGAAGATTTCCGCATCGCCGGCGCCTTTCTGACCATATTTCCCGTCGCCCGGGAACTCTCCATGGAGCCGGAGCGCCTGGCGCGCAGCATGGGCCTCTTCCCGGCCGTGGGGGCGGTCATCGGCCTCGCCCTGGTGGTGCTCAACTGGGTGCTGACGCCGCTGATTCCCCGGCCGGTTCTCGACTGCCTGCTGATCCTCATGCTCATCGCCGCCACCGGCGCCCTCCATCTCGACGGCATCGCCGATCTCATCGACGGCCTCGCCGGCGGCAAGGACCGGGAAGGGGCCCTGGCCATCATGAAGGACAGCCGGGTCGGGGCGATGGGCGTCGTCGGGCTGGTGATGGTCCTCCTCCTCAAGTACCTCTCCCTGTACAACGTCCCGGCGCCCCTCAAGTCGGCGGCACTGATCTTCATGCCGGTCGCCGGGCGCTGGATTCAGGTTGTCCTCGCCGCCTCCTGCCGCTACGTGCGCGCCGAAGGGGGGACAGGCGGGGCCTTCGTCGACCACGTCGGCGAGCGCGAGATGCTCATCGCCACCGCCACCCTGATCCTGGCCGCGGTGGTCCTCTTCGGCAAAAGCGGATTTTTCCTCATCCTTCTCCTCGGGATCGCCGCCATTGGACTGATCCGCTACTTCAACGCCCGCCTCGGCGGGGTCACCGGCGACGTCCTCGGTGCCGGGACCGAAATCATCGAGGTCCTGACCCTGGTGCTGGTGCTGGCTCTCCACTGATGCGCCGGGGTGATTAAGCCGCGATGGTCGGGCCTGATTGGATTTGAATATTTGAGGGCTTAACAAAAACTCAAAAATTACCACAGAGACACAGAGGCACAGAGCTAGGAACTTAATGTTATTAGTTGTTTCTCTGTGCCTCTGTGTCTCTGTGGTGAAAAAACGTTTTTGGCGAGGCTATTAAGCAAAGGAGCCGAGATGACGCGAACCAGGATTTACCTCGTCCGCCACGGCCAGGTCGAGGGGCACGAGCAGAAGCGCTACAACGGCCAGGGGGATATTCCTCTGACCGCCGAGGGGCAGGCCCAGTTCGGCCTGTTGCAGCTGCGTCTCAAGAAAAAGAAGCTCTCCGCCGGGTACAGCAGCGACCTCTCCCGCTGCCTCGACGGCGCCCGGCTCCTCCTTGCCCCCCATGAACTCCAGCCGATGGCCCGCCCGGACCTCCGGGAGCTGAACATCGGCATGTGGCAGGGAAAGACCTGGCGGGAGCTGCAGGACGAATATCCCGAGGAGTGGCAGGCGCGCCTCGACGACATCATCCATTACCAGGTTCCCGGCGGCGAGAGCCTGCTGGAGATGGCCGAGCGGGTCCGCCAGGCGATGGGCGAGATTGTCGCCGCTCATCCCGGCGAGGAGGTCCTGGTGGTCGGCCACGGCGGCGTCAACCGGGTGATTCTCCTCGACGCCATCGGCGCCCCCCTCGATCGTCTCTTTCACATCGAGCAGGATTTCGGCTGCCTCAACGTCATCGACTACTACCCCGACGGGGTGAGCGTCGTCGCCCTGCTGAACGGGTAGTTCATGCCGCCGAAGCCGATCATCATCGCCGCACCGAGCAGCGGCAGCGGCAAGACGACCGTCGCCCTCGGGGTGATGGCGGCACTTAAAGCGCGCGGCCTGCGCGTCGCCCCCTTCAAGGTCGGTCCCGATTTCATCGATCCGGGGCATCACGCCGCGGTCTGCGGCCGCTCTTCGCGCAACCTCGACGGCTGGATGTGCGGCAGGGAGTGGGTGGCCGGCAGCTATGCCCGAGGCTGCCGTGACGCCGATCTGGCGGTGATCGAGGGGGTGATGGGGCTCTTCGACGGCGCCTCCGGGGAGGACGACGCCGGCAGCACCGCCGAGATCGCCCGCTGGCTCGACGGCCGGATCGTCCTGGTGGTCGACGCCCGCTCCCAGGCCCGCAGCGTCGCCGCCCTGGTCAAGGGGTTCGTCGAGTTCGATCCCCGGCTGCACTTTGCCGGGGTCATCTTCAACCGCGTCGGCACTCCCCGCCACGAGGAGCTGCTGCGCCAGGCGATGGCCTCGGTTCCGGGGCTCCCCCCGGTGCTCGGCTGCCTGCCGCGGGAGGAGAATCTCGCCCTCCCCGAGCGCCACCTCGGCCTGGTGATGGCCGCCGAGGCCGGCCTCGACGAAGCCTTCGCCGCGCGCCTCGCCGCGGCCGTCGAAGCGCACCTCGATCTCGACGGTCTGCTGCAGACAGGGGGTCAGGTCTCAACTCCTGACACGTCCCTCCGGAGCGGCGCCCCGACCCTTCCGACGGTGCGCATCGCCGTGGCCCGGGACGAGGCCTTCTGTTTCTGCTATCCGGAAAATCTCGAGCTTCTGCAGGCGGCCGGGGCCGAACTGGTCTTTTTTTCGCCGCTGCATGACCGGGCTCTCCCTCCGGAGATCGACGGCCTTTATCTCCCCGGCGGCTATCCCGAACTGCATGCCGGGGAGCTGAGCGAAAACGTCTCTCTCCTGGGGGAGATCCGGGAGGCGGGAACGGCCGGCCTGCCGATCTACGCCGAGTGCGGCGGTTTCATGCTCCTGGCCGAATCGATCGACGGGCAAGCGATGGCCGGACTCTTCCCCGGCGCCGCGCGGATGCTGGCGAAGCGCAAGGCCCTCGGCTACCGGCACGTGGAGCTGACCGCCGACTCCCTCCTCGGCCCGGCGGGAACCGTCGCCCGCGGCCACGAGTTTCACTATTCGGAGATGACCCTGCCGGAGGAGGTCTCCCGCATCTATCGCCTCTCCCGTCGCGGCGGCGAAGACCTCGGTCGCGAAGGGTACTGCCACGGCAACGTCCTCGGCTCCTATATTCATCTCCACTTCGGCAGCAATCCGCAGCTGGCGGAGAATTTCGTTCAATTTTGCAATCAGGGCAAGATTCACCACAGAGGCACGGAGACACAGAGGTAAAACAGGATCCTTGGGGCTGATGTTGAGTCTTCTACGCGGTTCTCTGTGCCTCTGTGTCTCTGTGGTCAATAGAATTAATCATCAGGAGGATGTTCGTTTGAAAACTCAAGTTGAGTTCGCCGTTGCGGGAACCATTACCCCGCAGATGGAAAGTGTTGGCCGCGATGAGGACGTTGCGCCTGAATATATCCGGCAGATGGTCGCCGAAGGGAAGATCGTCATCCCCTGGAACCACAACCGCAAACCGAAGGCGGTGGGGATCGGCAAGGGGATGCGCACCAAGGTCAACGCCTCCATCGGCACCTCCTCGGACATCGTCGATTATGACGCCGAGATCCGCAAGGCGCTGGCCGCCCAGACGGCCGGCGCCGACACCCTGATGGAGCTCTCCGTCGGCGGCGACCTCGACCGGGTGCGGCGCGAGGTGATCGCGGCCGTCGACCTGCCGGTGGGAAACGTCCCCCTCTACCAAGCCTTCTGCGAGGCGGCCCGCAAGTACGGCAATCCCAACAAGCTCGACAAGGAGATGCTCTTCGACATCATCGAGCAGCAGTGCGCCGACGGCATGGCCTTCATGGCGGTGCACTGCGGCATCAACCTCTACACCATCGAGCGCCTCAGGAAGCAGGGGTACCGCTACGGCGGCCTGGTCTCCAAGGGAGGGGTCTCCATGGTCGCCTGGATGATGGCCAACGAGCGCGAGAACCCCCTCTACGAGGAGTTCGACCGGGTCGTTTCCATCCTCAAGAAGTACGACACCGTCCTTTCCCTCGGCAACGGCCTGCGCGCCGGGGCGATCCACGACTCCCACGACCGCGCCATGGTCCAGGAACTCCTCATCAACTGCGAACTAGCCGAACTCGGGCGGGAGATGGGGTGCCAGATGCTCGTGGAGGGGCCGGGACACATGCCGCTGGACGAGATCGAGACCAACATCCGCCTGCAGAAGAGGATGAGCAACGACGCTCCCTACTACATGCTCGGACCGATCTCCTGCGACGTCGTCCCCGGGTACGATCACATCGCCGCCGCCATCGGCTCGGCCCAGTCGAGCCGCTACGGCGCCGACCTGATCTGCTACATCACCCCCGCCGAGCACCTGGCGCTCCCCAACGAGCAGGATGTGATCGACGGCGTCAAGGCCGCCCGGGTCGCCGCCTACATCGGCGACATGAACAAATATCCGGAGCGCGGCCGGCAGCGGGACAAGACCATGAGCAAGGCGCGGCGCGACCTCGACTGGCAGAAGCAGTTCGAACTCGCCATCTTCCCCGAGGATGCGCGGGCGATCCGCGCCAGCCGCACGCCCGAGGACGAGAAGACCTGCACCATGTGCGGCGATTTCTGCGCCTCCCGCGGCGCCGGAGAGCTTTTCAAGGGGGATTTGAAGGGGGACAAAATTTAAATAATTTCACCACAGAGGCACTGAGACACAGAGAGGAAACCCAAACCTCTGTGAGGCGGTTTTTTGTTTTCTCTGTGTCTCTGTGGTAGATAAAATTTAACGTTTTCAGGCGCAGGAAAGGGGGTGGAAAACCCCCGCGGACCCGCCGCTGTAACGGAGGACCGACCCCTCGCAGACCCACTGGACGGACATCGAGCCGTGCGGGAAGGGGAGGGGGAGGGATGATCCCGGAGCCAGAAAGCCTGCCTGGAAAATGAACTTGTTCGCTGACGGCAAAGGCGTTCGGAGGGTGTGGATGATCCACGCCCCCGGCCGCGCGGCCGGGGGCGTTCGTTTTTTCAAGGAGAAAGAAATGAAGAAAACCGCCATACTCCTCATGGGGCACGGCTCCCGGGTCGCCGCCGCCAACGAGGCGCTCCACGCCATCGCCGCCATGGTCGAGGAGACCAGCGGCATCCCCATCGTCGAGGTCGCCTTTCGCGAGCAGCACGCCCCCAACATCCAGAAGGGGATCGACGCCTGCGTCGCCCGGGGGGCCGAGCGGGTCCTTCTCTATCCCTATTTCCTCTATGCCGGCGCCCATGTCCTCGAGGATCTGCCGGCGGAGATGACCGAGGCCGCGAAGCGTTATCCCGGTCTGGAGATGGCTCTCGGCGAACCCCTCGGTGTGCATCCCAAGCTCGGCGAAATCGTTTGCGAGCGCATCGGCGAGGCGATGGCGCGCTCCGGCTGGGACCAAAAGGTCGCCTGATTCTCAAGGAAGGAGGGTGTTGTCATGTCCGCACCGGATGTTATTGTTAATCCCCTGGAGATCGAGGCCCGATCCTTTGCCATCATCGACGGCGAGGTCGGCGAGCATGCCTTCGATTTCCGCCAGTGGCCGGTGGTGCGGCGCATCATCCACACCACCGCCGATTTCGATTTTGTCGCCAACACCGTCTTCTCCCCGCAGGTGATCGACAAGGCGCTCGGCGCCCTGCGGCGGGGGGAGCCGGTCTATTGCGACACCGCCATGGTCGGCGCCGGGATCAACAAGGTCCGTCTTGCCGCCCTCGGCTGCGCGCTGCGCTGCCATGTGGCCGATCCCGATGTCGCCGCGGCGGCCCGCGCCGCCGGGGTGACGCGGTCGATCATGGCGATGCGCAAGGGGATCGACGGGGGGTGCGGCATCTTCCTCGTCGGCAACGCCCCCACGGCTCTCTATGAACTTCTCCATCAGGCGCGGGCCGGGGCAATAAAACCGTCCCTGGTCGTCGGCGTGCCGGTGGGGTTCGTCGGCGCCGCCGAATCGAAGGAAGCGCTCCTGGAGAGCCGTCTTCCCTCCATCGTCTGCCGCGGGCGCAAGGGGGGGTCGGCCATCGCCGCCACCATCCTCAACGCCCTGATGATCCTTGCCGAGGAGGCCTGAGATGCCTTGCCTGATCGCCGCCGCCCTGGCTTTTTTCCTCCTCTGTCCCGGGGAGGCTCTGGCCATGCACATCTCCGAGGGGGTTCTCCCCCCCGGCTGGGCGGCCCTGTGGTTTGTCGTCGCGGCCCCCTTTGTTTTCTGGGGGATTCGCCAGATCAACCGGCGCAAGGATATCGACCCCTCCTACATCCCCCTTCTGGGGATTTTCGGCGCCGCCGTCTTCGTCTTTTCCTGCTTTCCGATACCGGTGCCGGTGGCCGGCAGCACCGCCCATCCGGCAGGGACGGGGATGAGCGCCATCTTCCTCGGTCCCTTTGCCAGCGTCGTCGTCGCCTTCATCTCCCTCCTTCTCCAGGCCTTGTTTCTTGCCCACGGCGGACTGACCACCCTGGGCGGGAACACCGTCTCCATGGGGATCATCGGTTCCTTCGCCGGCTACGGAGCCTTTCGGACCGGCCGCCTGCTGCGCTTCAACCTCTTCTGGTGCGGATTTGCCGCCGGAGTCGCCGCCGACCTTCTGACCTACCTCTCCACCTCCTTCGAGATGGCTATCGCCCTGCACGGCGATCAGTCCTTCTGGTCTGTTCTCGGTCAGATCTACCTCGCCTTCATGCCGACCCAGATCCCCCTTTCCCTTCTCGAAGGGGCGGTGACCGGCGGCATCCTCGTCTACGTGAACAAGCATCGTCCGGACATCCTGCGCAGGCTGAAGGTTCTCGGCAAGGAGGTTTCATGACTTTTTTGAAGCGCGGACTCTTGGCCTCGGTTTTTCTCCTCCTTCTTTTTTCTCCGGTCCTGGCCGAAGAGGAGGCGCCCAAATGGCCAGGGGTCGACGAGACCGTGGTCGGCAAATATGCCAAGGAGTTGGGACGCGAGGCCCGGGATCCCTACATCAACACCGACCAGGGGGATCTCCTCCTCTTTCTCTTCGCCCTGGCCGGGACGGCCGGCGGCTTCATCATCGGTTACTACTGGCACAAGGTCTTCGTTGCCGGCAAAAAGGATCTGGAGCCGCGGGACTGATGGGGGGAGCGCACCATTTCATCGACGCCCAGGGGGAGGAGCGGAGTCTGCTCGCCGCCCTCGACGGTCGCATCAAGCTGGTGCTGCTTCTGGCCGCCCTCGGCGTCAACCTGACGGCCGGGGGGATCCGCACCCCTCTGGCCCTGGCAATCCTCGCCCTGCTGCTGGTCGTGGCCGCAGGTGTTCCGGCACGGGACTTTTTCAAGCGGATGGCCATCCCGACCATGCTCGCCCTGGTCGCCTTTGTCACCCAGCTCTTCTGGGTCCGTCAGGGGGAACCGCTGCTGAGCTTCACCCTCTTCTCCTGGGATTTCGTCTTCACTTCCGGAGGGGTGGAGCGCGGGAGCGAGCTTTCGGCCCGCATTCTCGGCGGGATGGGGACTCTCCTCTTCTTCTCCCTGACCACCCCCCTGCCGGAGCTGATGCGGGCCGCCCGGTTCTTCCGCTGTCCGCCGGTCCTGGTGGAGCTGGCGCTGATCATGTACCGTTACATCTTTCTCTTTCTCGAAGAGGGGGCACGGATCCGCAACGCCCAGAAGTCGCGCCTCGGTTATGTCGATTTCCGCAATGTCCTTCGCTCCTCGGGGATTCTCGGCGGCATGCTGATCCTGCGCACCTATGACCGGGCCGAGGCCACCTTTGCCGCCATGCGCTGCCGCGGTTACCGCGGGGCTCTGACGGTGGCCGTTGGCAACCCCCTGCAGGGGCGGGACTGGATCGCTCTCGGGGCGGGGCTGGGGCTTCTGGGGATTCTGTTCGCAATGCGGTAAACAAGATCGGTCCGATACGACCGATCTTTCCCATAAGGTATGTTCCCATGCTCAAGATTGAAGACCTGCATTACACCTACGAAGACGGCACCCCGGCTCTCAACGGCATCGACCTGGAGATCGCCCAGGGGGAGTTCCTCGCCATGCTCGGCTCCAACGGCAGCGGCAAGACGACCCTGATCAAGCATCTCAACGGCCTTCTCCGACCGACCCTCGGCCGGGTCCTGCTGGACGGCAAGCCGATCGAGCGCGTCGAGGACCGGGAGGTCTTCAGCCGCATCGGCATCGTCTTTCAGGATCCCAACGACCAGCTCTTTGCCTCCACCGTCGAGGAGGACGTCGCCTTCGGTCCGACCAACATGGGGCTCCCCCCGGAGGAGATCAAGGAGCGGGTGCACAGGGCCCTGCACCAGGTCAACATGCAGGATTACGGCCGCAAATCGATCCATGCCCTCTCCCACGGGCAGAAGAAGCGGATCTGCGTCGCCGGGATTCTCGCCATGGAACCCCAGGTGATCATTCTCGACGAACCGACCGCCGGTCTCGATCCGATGGGGGTGCATTCGCTGATGCACCTCCTCGAGGACCTCAACAAGAAGCAGGGGATCACCATGATCATGGCGACCCACGTCGTCGACCTGGTGCCGCTCTTCATGAGCAAGATCGCCATCCTCAGCAAGGGGAAGGTGCTGCGCTACGGCCCGCCGTCCGAGGTCTTCGGCGACCCGGAGGCGATCGAACGGGCCAAGCTCAACCTGCCGCTGGTCGCCGAACTGATGAACCTGCTCAAGACCCGGGATCATCTCAAGCTTCACCATATCCCCCTCACCGTCGGCGAGGCGCGCCGCGAGATCCTGCGCCTCCTTTCGGTGCAGGACGTGACGTCGCGGGTCTGACATGGGCAAAACGCTCCGCCACGGTTACACCACCGGCGCCTGCGCCGCCGCCGCCGCCCTCGGCGCGGCCCTCATGCTTCGCGACCAGCGCATTTACCCCTCGGTGGAGCTCCCCCTCCCGGCCGGGTTCTCCGTGACCTTCCCCCTTTTCGGACAGACCTTTTCCGCCGGGGCGGCCCGCTGTTTCGTGGTCAAGGACGCCGGCGACGACCCCGACGTCACCAACGGCGTCG
This region includes:
- a CDS encoding thiol-disulfide oxidoreductase DCC family protein; amino-acid sequence: MSASPVLPLTVFYDGACSICAAEISRYRSQQSPKRLVFVDISAADFVPEDHGLTREAVEKEMHAIDGDGVVYTGVAAFTAIWRIVPGFFYSALAEILDLPGINLLARLGYKVFARYRYLLPRRTPECADESCNLGHRKK
- the cobS gene encoding adenosylcobinamide-GDP ribazoletransferase — translated: MKQEWEDFRIAGAFLTIFPVARELSMEPERLARSMGLFPAVGAVIGLALVVLNWVLTPLIPRPVLDCLLILMLIAATGALHLDGIADLIDGLAGGKDREGALAIMKDSRVGAMGVVGLVMVLLLKYLSLYNVPAPLKSAALIFMPVAGRWIQVVLAASCRYVRAEGGTGGAFVDHVGEREMLIATATLILAAVVLFGKSGFFLILLLGIAAIGLIRYFNARLGGVTGDVLGAGTEIIEVLTLVLVLALH
- the yihA gene encoding ribosome biogenesis GTP-binding protein YihA/YsxC — encoded protein: MHIKSTTFVKSATKPANYPPAALPEIAFAGRSNVGKSSLINVLVNRKALVRTSSTPGRTQLLNFFDINGAFSLVDLPGYGFAKVPLAVKKEWGPMVRTYLERRESLRAVVVLFDIRRVPREEDLQLLDWLEELSVPTIPVITKIDKVSRGQRLKQIGPILEATGLDRDDFTLFSAPTREGMEEIWERVEAALEAGEEPDPSIESDSSAVPGDEADLSPPTGE
- the cobC gene encoding alpha-ribazole phosphatase — translated: MTRTRIYLVRHGQVEGHEQKRYNGQGDIPLTAEGQAQFGLLQLRLKKKKLSAGYSSDLSRCLDGARLLLAPHELQPMARPDLRELNIGMWQGKTWRELQDEYPEEWQARLDDIIHYQVPGGESLLEMAERVRQAMGEIVAAHPGEEVLVVGHGGVNRVILLDAIGAPLDRLFHIEQDFGCLNVIDYYPDGVSVVALLNG
- a CDS encoding ferritin; its protein translation is MINPKLQDALNEQMKNEFFSAYLYMAMAGYFQSEDLPGFASWMRVQALEEMTHGEKFFKFTCDAGGRTELRPIDGPQNTFKSPLDAFEFGLKHELFVTDRIGKLMDLSRKEGHHAAQIMLQWFVTEQVEEEASFSLIIRKLKRVEGDGRGLLLLDQELAARVFVPPTAAA
- the cobU gene encoding bifunctional adenosylcobinamide kinase/adenosylcobinamide-phosphate guanylyltransferase; the protein is MAQVIYISGGARSGKSAYAQRLAEACPGPLLYLATAGVHDGEMAERVARHQRQRGDRWSTLEEPLDLSGRLPAASAGQGAILLDCVTLWITNLLFHHGEETAPVFAAVEEFIRILPSLEAPLFLVSNEVGQGIVPENRLARLFRDLAGEVNQRLAATADEAWLVVSGLPLRLK
- the cobT gene encoding nicotinate-nucleotide--dimethylbenzimidazole phosphoribosyltransferase, whose product is MSRIDLQSALERIRPVSSERLAEIQSRIDRQAKPQGSLGRLEEFARRYVAITGREDVRRKAVFTFAGDHGVVEEGVSAFPREVTPQMVLNFLDGGAAINALARSVGAEVVVVDMGVDYDFSPMEGLLLKKVAKGTANFARGPAMTRRQAIQALETGIEIAFDCKEKGIDLVGTGDMGIGNTTPSTAIAAAFTGLSVARLTHRGTGIGDAALARKIVVIEEGLKLNAPDPADPVDVLAKVGGFEIGGIAGLVLGCAACGIPVVVDGFISTAGALIASELHPGVRDYIFAAHQSVEIGHGAMLERIGQRPILNLDMRLGEGTGGALAMGLIEASLRALREIRTFDDAGVSGQEAP
- a CDS encoding SemiSWEET family sugar transporter; translation: MQWFGFLGGLMVAFGFVPQIVKALRTRSTGDLSIFMLMTIFTGGLFYTAYALWAGDPVFITINLLATANTLVLLILKVRYR
- a CDS encoding cob(I)yrinic acid a,c-diamide adenosyltransferase, encoding MEQGLIQVYTGEGKGKTTAATGLAVRALGQGFRVLLVRFLKPQEPASGEILFLQGTPSLEILTAGVGIIGTPGDSPVVARSVVETFERARQRLAEGQFDLLILDEINNALHRGHLPLQEFLAFLDDRPAGLEIVLTGRNAPEAVLERAHLVTRMAAEKHPLQQGIPARRGIEF